GGACCATTCTTCATGTGGAATAGCGCCTTAGCTACCAAAAGTTTTTTAGAAGAGCATCGGCTAATATCATTAATCGATGCTCGCTTTGAGCTTCGCAAACTACAACTATCAAGCAATTCAGCCAAGCTCTTTACGAATCTACCCTCCAAACAGGACAAGAACTTCATCGCTTACGTTTTCAAGACACCCAGAAGACGCATAGAAGTAGTCCATGACGTATCAAGAATAGACGGAGTATTTATCTTTACTGGGCAAGTACCCGATAGTTGTTCTAGCCTTCATTCTTACGGTGAAATTTCGGTCTGTCGCATAGTACATACTGCCGAAAGTTAAGAGAGCAAAACCGCACTAGGAAAGCCTGAAACGCTAGCGCGGCTCATCAACTCTTTAAACCGAGCCCCTTTCAATTGACCAGCTTCGCTTTATGTCGCCCGTATTTCCGGAAGAATTAATAGGTCCGCAAATTCTTCATAAAAGGAATGGAATAGCACTGGGAAGCATTCTTTGAGATGGAGATTACCCACTGGAAACTGAGAGTACTGAGTCGTTTCTAAAAACAGTTCATTCGGGAAAGAAACACGTGAGAATCAAGGGAGGACCAGCAGAGACATCACTAGCACTGCGGGTGCAGAAAAGCTGGTTTTTCTGCGGAGAGACAGCCTTATGAGACGACAATACATATTTACTCAAGAGAGTCTTAAGTTGACCAAATTCAGGGATGGCTACTTAAGCCGAGCGGGTTCAATCGCACACTATACTTACTACCGGCATTATCCTAACTGAAGGAAAAGTGCTCCTCCATACGGCCACCATCGCTAAAACTTTTCTTCTCTACTGCCGCATATAAATCAAGGAATTTCTTTGAGAGCACTCTCCAATCACGCTCTCTCTTAACCCATGCCCGAGCTTGTGTACCCAACTGACGACGCAATTCAGGGCTATCGAGAAGAATCTCAAGCTTAGCAGCGAGCTCTTGCACGTTATCTTTTTCGTGCAGCAAGCCTGTCACGCCATCGTTTACAATCTCCGTTAATGCGTGAACATCAGAAGAAATAATAGCTTTCTCCATGCACATCGCCTCAAACGGCTTCATGGGAGACACCATCTCACATACCGGAAGTCCTTTTCTGGGGTATGGCGCAATATCAATGAGACTGTAATACCGCTCGACTTCATGGTGAGGAACACGCCCCGTGAACAAGACAACATCCTCGACGCTCAAGTCTTTGGCTAAAACCTGCAAGTCTTGCCATACTGCCCCATCACCAACAATCAAGACCTTAAAATCACTACGTTTTTGCTTGAGCAGGCTCGCGGCT
This genomic window from bacterium contains:
- a CDS encoding glycosyltransferase; this translates as AASLLKQKRSDFKVLIVGDGAVWQDLQVLAKDLSVEDVVLFTGRVPHHEVERYYSLIDIAPYPRKGLPVCEMVSPMKPFEAMCMEKAIISSDVHALTEIVNDGVTGLLHEKDNVQELAAKLEILLDSPELRRQLGTQARAWVKRERDWRVLSKKFLDLYAAVEKKSFSDGGRMEEHFSFS